In the Populus trichocarpa isolate Nisqually-1 chromosome 1, P.trichocarpa_v4.1, whole genome shotgun sequence genome, one interval contains:
- the LOC7483226 gene encoding L-ascorbate oxidase homolog: MAGVMIMVLLCLSAGTMLGVQGEDPYLFFTWNVTYGTRSPLGVPQQVILINDQFPGPNINSTSNNNIVLNVFNNLDEPFLLTWSGVQQRKNSWQDGVLGTNCPILPGTNFTYHFQVKDQIGSYIYYPTTGMHRAAGGFGGLRINSRLLIPVPYADPEDDYTVILNDWYTSSHATLRKYLDDGRSLARPTGVLINGKNAKGDGKDEPLFTMKPGKTYKYRICNAGIKNTLNFRIQGHTMKLVEMEGSHVVQNVYEALDVHVGQCFSVLVTANQAPKDYYMVTTTRFNKQILTAKGIIRYTNGKGPASPELPEAPVGWAWSLNQFRSFRWNLTASAARPNPQGSYHYGSINITRTIKLVNSASREGGKLRYALNGVSHVDPETPLKIAEYYGIADKVFKYNTIKDMPSAKIGKVVTQPNVLNQTFRNFVEIIFENHEKSMQSYHLDGYSFFAVAIEPGTWTPEKRKNYNLLDAVSRTTIQVFPKSWAAIFLTFDNAGMWNIRSEMWEKTYLGQQLYVSVLSPELSLRDEYNIPDNALLCGKVKGLPKPKPYTI, from the exons ATGGCTGGGGTTATGATAATGGTGTTGCTCTGCCTCTCTGCAGGGACCATGTTGGGAGTCCAGGGTGAAGACCCCTACTTGTTTTTCACATGGAATGTCACCTATGGTACCCGCTCTCCTCTGGGAGTTCCTCAGCAAGTCATTCTAATTAACGATCAATTTCCAGGTCCCAACATCAACTCTACCTCCAACAACAACATCGTCCTCAATGTCTTCAATAACCTTGATGAGCCCTTCCTTCTGACATg GAGCGGCGTCCAACAAAGGAAGAACTCATGGCAAGATGGAGTGCTTGGGACCAACTGCCCAATCCTCCCGGGAACCAACTTCACCTACCACTTCCAGGTTAAGGACCAGATTGGTAGCTACATCTACTACCCGACCACAGGCATGCACCGTGCAGCTGGAGGTTTTGGCGGCCTTCGCATCAACAGCCGCCTACTCATCCCTGTACCTTATGCTGATCCCGAGGATGACTACACCGTCATACTTAATGACTGGTATACCAGCAGTCATGCCACTCTCAGGAAATACTTGGATGACGGCCGCTCTCTTGCAAGGCCTACTGGTGTCCTTATCAATGGCAAAAACGCCAAGGGAGATGGCAAGGATGAGCCTCTCTTCACAATGAAGCCTGGAAAAACTTACAAGTACAGGATCTGCAATGCTGGGATCAAGAATACTCTCAATTTCAGGATCCAAGGCCATACAATGAAGCTTGTGGAGATGGAGGGATCCCATGTGGTGCAAAACGTGTATGAGGCACTCGATGTCCATGTTGGACAATGCTTCAGTGTCCTCGTGACAGCGAACCAAGCTCCCAAAGACTACTACATGGTAACTACCACCCGATTCAATAAACAGATTCTCACCGCCAAGGGCATCATTCGTTACACCAACGGCAAGGGTCCAGCATCACCTGAGCTCCCTGAGGCACCAGTTGGATGGGCTTGGTCTCTCAATCAATTCCGTTCCTTCCGCTGGAACCTTACAGCCAGTGCTGCTAGGCCTAACCCTCAAGGCTCTTACCACTACGGTTCCATCAACATCACCCGCACCATTAAGCTCGTAAACTCAGCTAGCCGAGAAGGTGGCAAGCTTCGCTATGCCCTCAATGGCGTCTCTCACGTTGATCCAGAGACACCTCTCAAAATTGCTGAGTACTATGGGATTGCAGACAAGGTGTTCAAATATAACACCATCAAGGACATGCCATCAGCTAAGATTGGTAAGGTTGTCACACAACCCAATGTCCTCAACCAAACCTTCCGCAACTTTGTTGAAATAATCTTCGAGAACCACGAGAAGAGCATGCAATCATACCATTTGGATGGTTATTCCTTCTTTGCGGTCGC TATTGAGCCTGGCACTTGGACCCCTGAGAAGAGGAAGAACTATAATCTCCTTGATGCAGTGAGCAGGACTACTATCCAGGTCTTTCCCAAATCCTGGGCTGCCATCTTCTTAACTTTTGATAACGCTGGGATGTGGAACATCAGGTCTGAGATGTGGGAGAAAACATACCTTGGTCAGCAGCTCTATGTTAGTGTTCTCTCCCCTGAACTCTCTCTTAGGGATGAGTACAACATTCCTGACAATGCTCTGCTCTGTGGGAAAGTCAAGGGCTTGCCCAAGCCTAAGCCATACACCATATAA